One window of the Shewanella khirikhana genome contains the following:
- a CDS encoding porin: MNKTMLASSIIALLTIPTASAIEIYKDDKNAVSIGGFIDARVINTQDTTEVVNGASRINFGFERQLSNDWKAFALVEWGINPFGSSEIVYNNKFESVQDEFFYNRLGYAGLSHDTWGTLTIGKQWGAWYDVVYGTNYGFVWDGNAAGVYTYNKDDGAVNGVGRGDKVVQYRNTLGDFSFAVQAQLKNSTFFTCDFDDITQEACEDKWNAGERAAQQVEYNYTYGGAVTWQAMDKLAIALGANRGEFDVTYGNGERITAVDLIYGMGVTWGNFDADGFYASANVNYNENHDTDNIGRLIKEAYGVETLFSYKFENGFRTFVSYNLLDAGSDYVIQPNYNADPNDVFKRQFVVAGLHYVWDKDTVLYVEGRKDFSDFSSADQEQEARMALSEDDGIAIGIRYSL; this comes from the coding sequence ATGAACAAGACCATGTTAGCCAGCAGCATCATCGCACTGCTGACCATTCCAACGGCTTCGGCCATTGAAATCTACAAAGATGACAAAAATGCCGTATCTATCGGCGGCTTTATCGACGCACGCGTCATCAACACGCAAGACACCACGGAAGTGGTGAACGGTGCCTCGCGAATTAATTTTGGTTTCGAACGTCAGCTCAGCAACGACTGGAAAGCCTTCGCACTGGTGGAGTGGGGCATTAACCCCTTTGGCAGCAGCGAAATCGTTTACAACAACAAATTTGAGTCAGTACAGGACGAGTTCTTCTATAACCGTCTTGGCTACGCCGGTTTGAGCCACGACACCTGGGGTACGCTGACCATTGGTAAGCAATGGGGTGCCTGGTACGACGTGGTGTATGGCACCAACTATGGCTTTGTGTGGGACGGTAACGCAGCGGGCGTCTACACCTATAACAAAGACGACGGCGCCGTAAACGGTGTTGGTCGTGGTGACAAAGTGGTGCAGTATCGCAACACCCTGGGCGATTTCAGCTTTGCCGTACAGGCGCAGCTGAAAAACAGCACCTTCTTTACCTGTGATTTCGACGATATCACCCAGGAAGCCTGTGAAGACAAGTGGAACGCCGGCGAGCGTGCAGCTCAGCAGGTGGAATACAACTATACCTACGGCGGCGCTGTAACCTGGCAGGCCATGGACAAACTGGCCATTGCCTTGGGTGCCAACCGCGGTGAGTTCGACGTGACCTATGGTAACGGCGAGCGTATCACTGCCGTTGACCTCATCTACGGTATGGGCGTGACCTGGGGCAACTTTGATGCCGATGGTTTCTACGCCTCTGCCAATGTGAACTACAACGAAAACCACGACACCGACAACATTGGTCGTCTGATCAAAGAAGCCTACGGTGTTGAAACCCTGTTTTCGTACAAGTTTGAAAACGGCTTCCGCACCTTCGTGTCTTACAACCTGCTGGATGCCGGCAGCGACTACGTGATCCAGCCAAACTACAATGCTGATCCAAACGACGTGTTCAAGCGTCAGTTCGTGGTAGCTGGCTTGCACTACGTTTGGGACAAAGACACCGTGCTTTACGTGGAAGGTCGTAAAGACTTCAGCGACTTCTCCAGCGCAGATCAAGAGCAGGAAGCCAGAATGGCCCTGTCGGAAGACGACGGCATCGCCATCGGTATCCGTTACTCGCTCTAA